CCAGGTTGCTCCGGCATACTGGCTTGTAACAGATCATATCAAAAAAGGAAAAGAAGGTCTGAACTTTTCTGAATGGGATCAACTGGCTTCTCCGGCACAAAATGCAAAACTTTGGGAAGCTTTTAATCAGATTAACCTGAAAGCGATGCCTCTTAAAAGCTACGAATTGCTTCATCCGGAAGCCAAGCTTTCTGAAAATGATATCCGTATCCTGAAAAACTATGTGACTTCTCTTGCTCCAAAGCAAAAGCCTGATACCGCAAAAGTTTCCGCTTACAACAAACAGCTGCAGCAAATTAATACAATCCATACTGTCGCACCCAAACCGCAATTACCCACTGCATTGAACGGGATCAGCTATATTCCTGATTATAAAAACTGGAAACCCATAAGTTCTACAGAAAGGCTGGATAACGGGACAATGCGTATCATATTCGGAAATGATATTGCTGTGAAGGCCACCAAAGAACATAAGACCAATCCATGGCCTGACGGAACCATATTCGCGAAAGTAGCGTGGGAACAGATCATAGACAGTGATGGCAATGTCACAACCGGAGCTTTTAAACAGGTGGAATATATGATAAAGGATTCTAAAAAATTTGCATCAACAAAAGGATGGGGATGGGCAAGGTTTTTATCTCCCAAACTTGAACCTTATGGAAAAACAGCCGATTTTGCCAACGAATGTATCAGCTGCCACCGTCCCATGAAAGACAATGATTTTGTATTCACCTCTCCTATTAACCATTAAGCTATGAAAAATCTGATCGTTTATTTACTACTATGCCTATTTATTGTGAGCTGTGGTTCCAAAAAAGAATACGAAGCCGTGAATGAAAATGCATCCCTTCCTGAAAGTTTTGATTTTAATGCGATGAACTTAAAGGTGGTAACCTCTTCAATCAATCATAAAAAACAGACCATGATGACTCTTTACGGCAATGATTCCGCTATTGATGAGTTGAAAGATCATCCGGAAAATGATAATCATAAAGAAAGAATACTGGCCCTTATTACCTGGTCGCAGAAAGAAGATCCCTATTGGTACGGAGCAAAAATTCCCAATCATTTGCTGTCTGTAGAAATTGTTAAAAGTAAGGAGCCTTTTTCAGAAAACTCAGAGATTTTGTATCAAAAATACGAAGGGAAAGAACTTAGGAAAGTCAACGCAGACGGAAGAGACAGAATCCGTACAATACTGAGTATGAAACCTTCAATAATGCCTTAACACAGGATTTTTAAAATCACATATAAAAAAATAATATTCATTAAAACTATTAAAAAATGGAAAAATTCACATTCAGTTCAAGCCTGGTAACAGGATGCATTTCAGCAGCATTACTGCTCTTCACCTCTGTTGCCTGTTCGAAGGATAATCAGGATGAATCCTCCGATCCAGCTGTTAAAGAGGTTCAATTGAGGAATGATGTAAGTCTTGGCAGTGTTCTTACCGATAAAGAAGGACATACCCTTTATTATTTTGCAAATGATGCTACTGCCACCAACAATTGCACCGGAGGATGTGAACCGGTATGGCCCATCTTCAATATAGATAACCTTTCTTCCGAAAAACTGGGAGCCGGATTAGAGCTTTCTGATTTTACTACGATAACAACAGGTTCAGGGAAAAAACAGATAACCTACAAAGGAAGACCTCTTTACTATTATGCTCCTTTGGTGAACGGAACCAATGTAAAAGAAGATGCAGGGAAAACCGGAGGCGAAAATATCGGAGGCGTTTGGTTCGTTGCCAAACCTGATTATACCATTATGCTTACCAATGCCCAACTTGTAGGACATGACGGGAAAAACTACACTTCCACTTATACGGAAGGCACAGGAAAAACATTGTATTTTACAGATACTAAAGGAGTAACATTGTACACCTTTAAAAATGACAAACAAAATAAGAACAATTTTACAGCTTCTGATTTCTCAAATAACGGAGTCTGGCCAATTTATGAAACAGATAAAATTGTTGTTCCTTCCGGACTTGATAAAACACTTTTCGGATCTATTACCGTATTCGGAAGAAAACAGCTTACTTATAAAGGATGGCCTCTTTACCGTTTTGGTCAGGATAATATGATTATGGGATCTAATAAAGGGGTTTCATTTCCTGTTCCCGGCGGTGTCTGGCCAGTGCCTGTAAAGAATATGGCAGCAGCTATGCCTTAATCTTGTGTTTTTATAAAAATCTCTGTGCTAAATAACGGATGTGCTGCTGTGCCGTTATTTAGCTTTTGTATCTTTGTGACAGCTTAACTGCCTGATTTTTATTTATGATCTATGCAAAATATATAAACACCAACGGAAGAAAGGTATTCAGGATTGATCCGAGAATCATTCTATTTAGTGCTCTTTTTATGGGGATTCTGGCTTCGGTACCCAAAATACTCCGTATGCATATTACATTGGGAGAGCTTACAATAGATTTTTCCATCTCTTTTTTATTCTCGTTGTTTGTATGGTATTTTAATATCTATAGTCTGCCTAAATTTTCTATTCAGAATATATCAACACGATTTTTCAATAAAAAACTGGTGATCAGCCTATCCATCGGAGTGCTGGTGATGGCAGCAATAGTACTCATCCATCATATCATATTTCCGAAATATGGATTTAACACCATGGTATTGATGTATGAATTCCGGGGAGTACTGATCAATCTGACCATTTATATGTTTTTGTATCTCTTGTATCAGACTTATAATTCTCAGCAGATTAAATTTGAGCTTGAACAGATCCGGACAGATAATCTGAATGCTCAATATGAACTGCTGAAACAGCAGATTAATCCTCATTTTTTATTCAACAGTCTCAATACCTTGAAATCTATGATTGATATAAAAGATGAAAGTTCGGGTGATTTTGTGGTCAGACTGGCGGATTTCTACCGTTTTACTTTAGATAACAGAAAAATGGATCTTATTCCCTTAAAAAAGGAACTCGCCATATTGGATGCCTATGTTTTTCTTCTGACCTCAAGATTTGAAGATGGCATAGAATTTAAAATAGATATTCAGGAAGAGATATTAAACTCCTATATTCCTCCTTTTACGCTGCAGCTGCTGTGTGAAAACTGTATCAAGCATAATATTGTATCACTGGCAAATCCGTTAATCATAAAATTATACAGTGACTCCGAATATATTGTCATTGAAAACAATTTTCAGCCTA
This region of Chryseobacterium culicis genomic DNA includes:
- a CDS encoding heme-binding domain-containing protein → MNKKQRDMNRFWEKVKTKNILVIVLAVFIGIQFYRPEIKQKPITGEIHVPSDVRAILQRSCFDCHSNQTDLKWFDQVAPAYWLVTDHIKKGKEGLNFSEWDQLASPAQNAKLWEAFNQINLKAMPLKSYELLHPEAKLSENDIRILKNYVTSLAPKQKPDTAKVSAYNKQLQQINTIHTVAPKPQLPTALNGISYIPDYKNWKPISSTERLDNGTMRIIFGNDIAVKATKEHKTNPWPDGTIFAKVAWEQIIDSDGNVTTGAFKQVEYMIKDSKKFASTKGWGWARFLSPKLEPYGKTADFANECISCHRPMKDNDFVFTSPINH
- a CDS encoding sensor histidine kinase, giving the protein MIYAKYINTNGRKVFRIDPRIILFSALFMGILASVPKILRMHITLGELTIDFSISFLFSLFVWYFNIYSLPKFSIQNISTRFFNKKLVISLSIGVLVMAAIVLIHHIIFPKYGFNTMVLMYEFRGVLINLTIYMFLYLLYQTYNSQQIKFELEQIRTDNLNAQYELLKQQINPHFLFNSLNTLKSMIDIKDESSGDFVVRLADFYRFTLDNRKMDLIPLKKELAILDAYVFLLTSRFEDGIEFKIDIQEEILNSYIPPFTLQLLCENCIKHNIVSLANPLIIKLYSDSEYIVIENNFQPKNIPQESAGIGIENIRERYKHFAEKELTILQNDSNFTVKLPIVDESFSNRR